The genome window ATGAGGTGTTAATAGTGGATCCAAAACAAATTGAAGAAATTATGGAGATTATTAAGGAGTTCTTTCCTGAGAATACTTCCATCGCAATTTCCGATACAAACGAATACTTGTATTACCAACCGAGCAAAAAAGTTGATTTGAAAATCAAGCCTGGTGACCCAATTAAAGAAGGTTCAGCTGCTCATAAAGCATTAAGCTACGGGCAAAAGATAAGCTCTTACATTGAACCTGATGTATTTGGCATAGCATATTACGGCATGAGTATTCCTTTAATGGAGGAAGGCGAGACTAAGGGTGCTATTACTGCTATCTTCCCACAAAAGCCATCAGCATTTTTAACGAACTACATTACCATCAAAATTGATGATTGCTGGTACCCAATCAAGCATGATCAAGTCATTTATCTTGAAACACAGCTTCGAAAAACATTTGTTAAAACGATGAGCCGTGAAGGTTATCACCGCTTAAACCTAAGTGATCTTGAGCTATTTTTAGCACCTGACTCATTTATACGCTGTCACCGCTCTTATATCGTTAACATTGACTACATTGATGAAATTCAACCAGACTCACATTCAACATTTTTATTAATCATGAAAGACGGTACTCGTATTCCTGTTAGCCAACGCTACGCAAGCTACTTCCGTCGTTCTTTAGGCTTCTAATCTTTTATAAGTACAGCGAACATTTTAATTGTTCGCTGTACTTTTTTACTTACTGAAACATAGCGTTCATCAAAAATTGGGTATGATATTGGTTAAAACGTATACAGTGGATGCAAGTTGATTGGAGTGGAGACTGAGCGACTCCTTGAGGATTAGCGTCACAGATGAAACCCTGGAGTGCAGCGAAGCGGCTCATCGAAAACACACAGTTGGAACGGAAATCAACCCCCCATTATGTTGTTTAATCTTTTATTTTTAGAAAATTCCCTTTGTGCTCTACATTAAAACGTTTTCTCTGTCGAAAATTCATTTTTATGCTCTTTTTTTCTGTTTTTACTCAATTTAATGCTATTTCTAAAGTTTTTGTGACAATTTGGTGATAGTATTATTCAAATGGTTGGAGTCATACTACAACTGAATAAACAGAAAATTCTTACACGTTTTTTCTAGTTTTGTAATCGGTTTCCATCAAACTTTTTTTAGGGAGGATTTTTTTTATGGATGCAAATGTTCAAAAACGCCTAGGCTTAAAAGAACTTGAAAGTAAAATTGTTACTGCTGAAGAAGCTGCAGCACTTATCTCTGACGGTGATGTAGTTGGTATGAGTGGATTCACTCGTGCGGGGGACGCAAAAGTTGTTCCTATGGCTTTAGTAGAGCGCGCTAAAAACGAAAAATTCAAAATTGATGTATATACAGGAGCTTCTTTAGGACCTGAAGTTGATAAATACTTAGCTGATGCTGGTGTTATCCGCAAACGTGGACCATTCCAAGGAGATGCAACGATCCGTAATTTAATTAACTCTGGGGATATCCAATATGTAGACGCTCATCTTTCACATAACGCTGAATTAGTTCGTCAAGGAATTATTGGACCAATTAAATATTTAATCCTTGAAGCTGTTGCTATTACAGAAGATGGATTAATTATCCCAACAAACTCTGTAGGTAACTCACCAATCTTCGCTGAATACGCTGAGAATATTATTATCGAATTAAATATCTCTCACCCAGAAGCGTTAGTAGGAATCCACGATATCTATGTACCAGGTGAGCAAGGTCAACGTGAAGCAATCCCAATGACTGATGCTATGCAACGCATTGGTGACATCGGTATTAAAGTAGATCCAGCTAAAATTAAAGCAATTGTTATTTCTGAAGAGCCAGATGCTCCATCATTAATCGTACCGCCAGATGAAGAAACACAAACAATGGCGAACATTTTATTAGACTTCTTCAGCGGTGAAATTAAAGCTGGTCGCCTAACAAAACAATTAATGCCATTACAATCTGGTGTAGGCTCTGTTGCAAACGCTGTACTTGACGGCTTCGCAAATTCAGAATTTGAAGATTTAGTTGTTGCTTCTGAAGTACTTCAAGATGCTGTATTCAACTTAATTGATGCTGGTAAAGTTAAATTTGCAGCAGCTACTTCAATTACACTGACTGAAGAATTACAGAAAAAAGTATATGGCAACCTAGAGAAATACGCTGAT of Lysinibacillus agricola contains these proteins:
- a CDS encoding LytTR family DNA-binding domain-containing protein, whose product is MDPKQIEEIMEIIKEFFPENTSIAISDTNEYLYYQPSKKVDLKIKPGDPIKEGSAAHKALSYGQKISSYIEPDVFGIAYYGMSIPLMEEGETKGAITAIFPQKPSAFLTNYITIKIDDCWYPIKHDQVIYLETQLRKTFVKTMSREGYHRLNLSDLELFLAPDSFIRCHRSYIVNIDYIDEIQPDSHSTFLLIMKDGTRIPVSQRYASYFRRSLGF
- a CDS encoding succinate CoA transferase, whose protein sequence is MDANVQKRLGLKELESKIVTAEEAAALISDGDVVGMSGFTRAGDAKVVPMALVERAKNEKFKIDVYTGASLGPEVDKYLADAGVIRKRGPFQGDATIRNLINSGDIQYVDAHLSHNAELVRQGIIGPIKYLILEAVAITEDGLIIPTNSVGNSPIFAEYAENIIIELNISHPEALVGIHDIYVPGEQGQREAIPMTDAMQRIGDIGIKVDPAKIKAIVISEEPDAPSLIVPPDEETQTMANILLDFFSGEIKAGRLTKQLMPLQSGVGSVANAVLDGFANSEFEDLVVASEVLQDAVFNLIDAGKVKFAAATSITLTEELQKKVYGNLEKYADKICLRPQEISNHPELIRRLGLISINTALELDIYGNVNSTHVSGTRMMNGIGGSGDFARNARLGIFVTKSYAKGGAISSIVPMVSHVDHTEHDVDVIVTEQGIADLRGLAPKERVPLIIENCAHPDYKEQLWDYYNRALEATGGHQTPHILEEALSWHVNLATNKTMKKEVAKA